One genomic segment of Novisyntrophococcus fermenticellae includes these proteins:
- the rimM gene encoding ribosome maturation factor RimM (Essential for efficient processing of 16S rRNA), giving the protein MEEFLKVGIISSTHGVRGEVKVFPTTDDVRRFKKLKKVCIDPDTERKFLEIEGVKFFKQYAILKFRGIDMLDDVLPYKGCELYVERKDGVPLKADEYYIADLIGMKVFNEDGKLFGSLKDVLETGANDVYIVETVEHGEVLIPAIKDCILEVDIEKQRMVIHLLEGLI; this is encoded by the coding sequence ATGGAAGAGTTTCTAAAGGTGGGGATTATCAGCTCCACCCATGGTGTACGTGGTGAAGTAAAGGTATTTCCCACAACTGATGATGTCCGGCGATTTAAGAAGCTGAAAAAAGTCTGCATAGATCCCGATACAGAAAGAAAATTTCTGGAGATAGAGGGTGTAAAATTCTTTAAGCAATATGCAATTCTAAAATTCCGGGGTATTGACATGCTGGACGATGTACTGCCCTACAAGGGCTGTGAGCTTTATGTGGAGCGAAAAGACGGGGTGCCGTTAAAAGCAGACGAATATTACATCGCGGATTTAATTGGGATGAAGGTATTTAATGAAGACGGAAAATTATTTGGCTCGTTAAAAGATGTGTTAGAGACAGGAGCCAATGATGTATATATTGTAGAAACAGTTGAACATGGAGAGGTTCTGATTCCAGCGATTAAGGACTGCATTCTGGAGGTGGATATAGAGAAGCAGAGAATGGTGATTCATCTCCTGGAGGGTCTGATATGA
- the ylqF gene encoding ribosome biogenesis GTPase YlqF, which yields MNYQWYPGHMTKAKRQMQEDIKLIDLIIELVDSRVPLASRNPDINELGKNKARLILLNKADLADERKTLKWQEYFEKQGFYVVKINARSGAGLKAIQGVISEACKEKTERDQRRGIKNRPVRAMVVGIPNVGKSTFINSYAGKACTKTGNKPGVTKGKQWIRLNKSLELLDTPGILWPKFEDQKVGLRLAMIGSIKDDILNAQELALEELGYLKEEYPGVLHQRYGIQESEDVIQMLREIADVRKCILKGGEPDYEKAAAILLEEFRNGKLGRISLEQPPEGTKDE from the coding sequence ATGAATTATCAATGGTATCCCGGGCATATGACGAAGGCAAAGCGTCAGATGCAGGAAGACATAAAACTGATAGATCTGATCATTGAGCTGGTGGATTCACGTGTCCCTCTGGCATCCAGAAATCCAGATATCAATGAGCTTGGAAAGAACAAGGCGAGATTGATCCTGTTGAACAAGGCAGACCTGGCGGATGAGCGAAAAACCCTGAAGTGGCAGGAGTATTTTGAAAAACAAGGTTTCTATGTGGTGAAAATCAATGCCAGAAGCGGTGCGGGACTAAAAGCGATTCAAGGAGTTATTTCGGAAGCATGTAAAGAGAAGACAGAGCGGGATCAAAGACGTGGGATCAAAAACCGCCCGGTACGTGCTATGGTTGTGGGAATTCCCAATGTGGGAAAATCCACATTTATTAATTCTTATGCAGGAAAAGCCTGTACAAAGACAGGAAATAAACCTGGAGTAACCAAAGGAAAGCAGTGGATTCGTCTGAATAAATCCCTTGAGCTTCTGGATACTCCGGGTATACTCTGGCCGAAATTTGAGGACCAAAAGGTAGGACTTCGCCTGGCTATGATTGGTTCCATAAAAGACGATATCCTAAACGCACAGGAACTGGCGTTGGAGGAGCTTGGCTATCTTAAAGAAGAGTATCCCGGTGTTCTTCATCAAAGATACGGCATCCAGGAGTCGGAGGATGTGATACAGATGCTAAGGGAAATTGCTGATGTACGTAAGTGCATCTTGAAGGGCGGCGAACCTGATTACGAAAAGGCGGCGGCTATTCTTCTGGAAGAATTCCGTAATGGTAAGCTCGGAAGAATTTCTCTGGAGCAGCCGCCGGAAGGAACAAAAGATGAGTAA
- the rplS gene encoding 50S ribosomal protein L19, which produces MNEIIKKIEAEQLKEKMPEFSVGDTVRVHGKIKEGNRERIQIFEGIVLKKQGGSNRATFTVRKQSNGIGVEKTWPLHSPNVEKVEVVRHGKVRRAKLNYLRGRIGKAAKVKELVK; this is translated from the coding sequence ATGAACGAAATTATTAAGAAGATTGAAGCAGAGCAGTTAAAAGAGAAGATGCCTGAATTCAGTGTCGGAGATACCGTAAGAGTACATGGTAAGATCAAAGAGGGTAATCGTGAGAGAATCCAAATTTTTGAAGGGATTGTCTTAAAGAAACAGGGCGGAAGTAACAGAGCCACTTTTACTGTTCGTAAGCAGTCTAACGGAATCGGTGTTGAGAAGACATGGCCGCTGCATTCTCCGAACGTAGAGAAGGTAGAGGTTGTAAGACATGGTAAGGTAAGACGGGCAAAATTGAATTACCTGAGAGGCCGTATCGGTAAAGCTGCAAAGGTAAAAGAGCTTGTTAAATAA
- the lepB gene encoding signal peptidase I: protein MGFSPRYVKDYFLQSKVKAILIYVVEIALIVLLAAGVSFFFCKSIVLQEGSMEPTLKAGDRVLINSASYKLSSPKRGDIIVYRTTEDAKSSLHVKRIIGLPGETVQIKDGQILIDNKTYVEKKGFPAITNPGLAEDTVKLGSGEYFVLGDNRNNSEDSRHVDMGNIKKKNIIGKLWFVVAPMDRFGILKK from the coding sequence ATGGGATTCAGTCCAAGGTATGTAAAGGATTATTTTTTACAGAGCAAGGTGAAAGCAATTTTAATCTATGTAGTGGAGATTGCTTTGATTGTGCTGCTGGCAGCGGGAGTATCTTTCTTTTTCTGCAAAAGTATTGTGTTGCAGGAGGGTTCTATGGAACCCACGCTAAAAGCAGGCGACCGCGTTTTAATCAACTCAGCGTCCTATAAATTGTCTTCTCCCAAGCGAGGTGATATCATCGTATACCGCACCACAGAGGATGCAAAATCCAGTCTCCATGTCAAGAGAATTATAGGACTTCCAGGTGAAACAGTACAGATAAAGGATGGACAGATACTGATTGACAACAAAACCTATGTCGAGAAAAAAGGGTTTCCGGCCATCACGAATCCAGGTCTGGCGGAAGATACGGTCAAATTGGGAAGCGGAGAATATTTTGTGCTGGGAGATAACAGAAACAATAGTGAAGACAGCCGTCATGTGGACATGGGAAATATTAAAAAGAAAAATATTATTGGGAAACTTTGGTTTGTTGTGGCCCCTATGGACAGATTTGGCATCTTAAAAAAATGA
- the rpsP gene encoding 30S ribosomal protein S16, with product MAVKIRLRRMGQKKAPFYRIVVADSKSPRDGRFIEEIGTYDPNCDPSVYSVNEEAAKKWLANGAQPTEVVGKIFKLAGIEK from the coding sequence ATGGCAGTAAAGATTCGTTTGAGAAGAATGGGACAGAAAAAGGCTCCTTTCTATAGAATCGTAGTGGCGGATTCCAAATCTCCGAGAGATGGAAGATTTATCGAGGAGATCGGGACATACGATCCAAATTGCGATCCAAGCGTATACAGCGTTAACGAAGAAGCAGCTAAAAAGTGGCTTGCTAATGGTGCGCAGCCTACAGAAGTTGTAGGAAAGATTTTCAAGCTGGCTGGTATTGAAAAATAA
- a CDS encoding KH domain-containing protein: protein MKELVEVIAKSLVENPDEVVVTETESGDSVLVELKVASSDMGKVIGRQGRIAKAIRAVVKAASSKYDKKVVVEILQ from the coding sequence ATGAAAGAATTAGTAGAAGTAATTGCAAAATCTCTGGTTGAGAATCCGGACGAAGTGGTCGTTACCGAGACCGAAAGCGGGGATTCCGTATTGGTGGAATTGAAGGTGGCCTCTTCTGATATGGGTAAAGTTATCGGAAGGCAGGGGCGGATTGCCAAAGCAATCCGTGCGGTTGTAAAGGCTGCTTCTTCCAAATACGATAAGAAAGTTGTAGTAGAAATCCTTCAGTAA